The following are encoded together in the Gouania willdenowi unplaced genomic scaffold, fGouWil2.1 scaffold_398_arrow_ctg1, whole genome shotgun sequence genome:
- the LOC114460082 gene encoding protein NLRC3-like isoform X1 — MGQDLVKEQHEIQTEDQSSLEGVDGSSGAELDAIFTLLEDNIISFVKAELKHMQKIVDGDDPECSESQMEDEDEEQRGSREAFLNITLYFLKRMKQEELAERLQSRTKAHRYQRELKSKLKKKFQCVSEGVAKAGSPTLLKEIYTELYITEGGGGEVNQEHEVIQIETASRRSDTAERAITLEELFKAPPGRPRPIRTVMTKGVAGIGKTLLTHKFTVDWAEDKAQQEVHFTFPLTFRELNVLRGRSFSLVGLVDHFFSGSKEAGICSFQDFLVLFILDGLDECRLPLDFLSTQTLTDVSESTSVEVLLINLIRGELLPSARLWITTRPAAANQIPPECVDMVTEVRGFTDPQKEEYFRRRSTDKEQVSRIMSHISTCRSLHIMCHIPLFCWITATVLEDVLKSREEGELPRTLTQIYSHYVVLQNKVKMVKFDGGAATDPHWSPQSREMMESMGKLAFEQLQKGMLIFYDSDLTECGMDLRAASVCSGVFTQVFREESSLYQDKVFTFIHLSLQEFLAALHVHQTFISSKVNLLEHKPLNLPHSGGQPDFNLLHQSAVDEALRSPNGHLDLFLRFLLGLSLPTNQRLLQGLLTQTGSDSQTNQRTVKYIKKKLSESLSTERSINLFHCLNEVNDRSLLEQIQRYMNSGRLSTEKLSPAQWSALVFILLSSQEHLDVFDLKSFSPSEEAFLKLLPVIKASKKVEYVTLEEHVFNYLTDKHL; from the exons cagcttggagggtgtggatggttcctctggagctgagcTTGATGCCATCTTTACG ctgctggaggacaacatcatcagctttgttaaggctgaactcaaacacatgcagaagattgtggatggagatgatccagagtgctcagagagtcagatggaggatgaagatgaggagcagagggggagcagggaggcctttctgaacatcacactgtatttcctgaagaggatgaagcaggaggagctggctgagcgtctgcagagca gaacaaaggCTCATCGATACCAACGTGAGCTGAAGTCCAAGCTGAAGAAAAAattccagtgtgtgtctgagggcgtggctaaagcaggaagtccaaccctcctgaaggagatctacacagagctctacatcacagagggagggggtggagaggtcaaccaggaacatgaggtcatacagatagaaacagcatccaggagatcagacacagcagaaagagccatcacactagaagagctctttaaagctcctcctggaagacctcgaccaatcaggacagtgatgacaaagggcgtggctggcattgggaaaacactcttaacacacaagttcactgtagactgggctgaagacaaagcccagcaggaggtccacttcacattcccactgaccttcagagagctgaacgtgctgagggggaggagtttcagcttggtgggacttgttgatcacttcttctctggaagcaaagaagcaggaatctgcagcttccaggacttcctggttttgttcatcttggatggtctggatgagtgtcggctccctctggacttcctcagcactcagaccctgactgatgtctcagagtccacctcagtggaggttctgctgataaacctcatcagaggagaactgcttccatcagctcgcctctggataaccacacggcctgcagcagccaatcagatccctcctgagtgtgtggacatggtgacagaggtcagagggttTACGGACCCTCAGAAGGAGGAGTACTTCAGGAGGAGGTCCACAGATAAGGAGCAGGTCAGCAGGATCATGTCCCACATCAGTACGTGTCGTAGTctccacatcatgtgccacatcccgctcttctgctggataactgctacagttctggaggacgtgttgaagagcagagaggagggagagctgcccaggactctgactcagatctacagccactatgtggtccttcagaacaaagtcaagaTGGTGAAGTTTGATGGAGGAGCTGCCACAGATCCACACTGGAGTCCACAGAGCAGGGAGATGATGGAGTCCAtgggaaaactggcttttgagcagctgcagaaaggaaTGCTGATCTTCTATGACAGTGACCTGACAGAGTGTGGCATGGACCTCAgagcagcctcagtgtgctcaggAGTGTTCACACAGGTCTTCAGAGAGGAGAGCAGCCTGTACCAGGACAAGGTGTTCACCTTCATCCACCTGAGCCTTCAGGAGTTTCTGGCTGCTCTTCATGTCCATCAGACCTTCATCAGCTCTAAAGTCAACCTGCTGGAACATAAACCACTGAACCTTCCCCATAGTGGAGGTCAGCCTGACTTTAACCTTCTCCATCAGAGTGCTGTGGACGAGGCCTTACGGAGTCCAAATGGACACTTGGACTTGTTCCTCCGCTTCCtgctgggtctttcactgccgaccaatcagaggctcctacaaggcctgctgacacagacaggaagtgactcaCAGACCAATCAAAGAACAGTTAAATACATCAAGAAGAAGCTGAGTGAGAGTTTGTCCACAGAGAGAAGTATCAACCTGTTCCACTGTCTGAATGAAGTGAATGATCGCTCTCTGCTGGAGCAGATCCAACGGTACATGAATTCAGGACGTCTCTCCACAGAGAAactgtctcctgctcagtggtcagctctggtcttcatcttactgtcatcacaagaacatctggatgtctttgacctgaagagtttctctccttcagaggaagcttttctgaagctgctcccagtgatcaaagcctccaagaaagttgagtatgtgactttagaagaacatgtctttaattatctcacagacaaacatctgtaa
- the LOC114460082 gene encoding protein NLRC3-like isoform X2, whose amino-acid sequence MGQDLVKEQHEIQTEDQSLEGVDGSSGAELDAIFTLLEDNIISFVKAELKHMQKIVDGDDPECSESQMEDEDEEQRGSREAFLNITLYFLKRMKQEELAERLQSRTKAHRYQRELKSKLKKKFQCVSEGVAKAGSPTLLKEIYTELYITEGGGGEVNQEHEVIQIETASRRSDTAERAITLEELFKAPPGRPRPIRTVMTKGVAGIGKTLLTHKFTVDWAEDKAQQEVHFTFPLTFRELNVLRGRSFSLVGLVDHFFSGSKEAGICSFQDFLVLFILDGLDECRLPLDFLSTQTLTDVSESTSVEVLLINLIRGELLPSARLWITTRPAAANQIPPECVDMVTEVRGFTDPQKEEYFRRRSTDKEQVSRIMSHISTCRSLHIMCHIPLFCWITATVLEDVLKSREEGELPRTLTQIYSHYVVLQNKVKMVKFDGGAATDPHWSPQSREMMESMGKLAFEQLQKGMLIFYDSDLTECGMDLRAASVCSGVFTQVFREESSLYQDKVFTFIHLSLQEFLAALHVHQTFISSKVNLLEHKPLNLPHSGGQPDFNLLHQSAVDEALRSPNGHLDLFLRFLLGLSLPTNQRLLQGLLTQTGSDSQTNQRTVKYIKKKLSESLSTERSINLFHCLNEVNDRSLLEQIQRYMNSGRLSTEKLSPAQWSALVFILLSSQEHLDVFDLKSFSPSEEAFLKLLPVIKASKKVEYVTLEEHVFNYLTDKHL is encoded by the exons cttggagggtgtggatggttcctctggagctgagcTTGATGCCATCTTTACG ctgctggaggacaacatcatcagctttgttaaggctgaactcaaacacatgcagaagattgtggatggagatgatccagagtgctcagagagtcagatggaggatgaagatgaggagcagagggggagcagggaggcctttctgaacatcacactgtatttcctgaagaggatgaagcaggaggagctggctgagcgtctgcagagca gaacaaaggCTCATCGATACCAACGTGAGCTGAAGTCCAAGCTGAAGAAAAAattccagtgtgtgtctgagggcgtggctaaagcaggaagtccaaccctcctgaaggagatctacacagagctctacatcacagagggagggggtggagaggtcaaccaggaacatgaggtcatacagatagaaacagcatccaggagatcagacacagcagaaagagccatcacactagaagagctctttaaagctcctcctggaagacctcgaccaatcaggacagtgatgacaaagggcgtggctggcattgggaaaacactcttaacacacaagttcactgtagactgggctgaagacaaagcccagcaggaggtccacttcacattcccactgaccttcagagagctgaacgtgctgagggggaggagtttcagcttggtgggacttgttgatcacttcttctctggaagcaaagaagcaggaatctgcagcttccaggacttcctggttttgttcatcttggatggtctggatgagtgtcggctccctctggacttcctcagcactcagaccctgactgatgtctcagagtccacctcagtggaggttctgctgataaacctcatcagaggagaactgcttccatcagctcgcctctggataaccacacggcctgcagcagccaatcagatccctcctgagtgtgtggacatggtgacagaggtcagagggttTACGGACCCTCAGAAGGAGGAGTACTTCAGGAGGAGGTCCACAGATAAGGAGCAGGTCAGCAGGATCATGTCCCACATCAGTACGTGTCGTAGTctccacatcatgtgccacatcccgctcttctgctggataactgctacagttctggaggacgtgttgaagagcagagaggagggagagctgcccaggactctgactcagatctacagccactatgtggtccttcagaacaaagtcaagaTGGTGAAGTTTGATGGAGGAGCTGCCACAGATCCACACTGGAGTCCACAGAGCAGGGAGATGATGGAGTCCAtgggaaaactggcttttgagcagctgcagaaaggaaTGCTGATCTTCTATGACAGTGACCTGACAGAGTGTGGCATGGACCTCAgagcagcctcagtgtgctcaggAGTGTTCACACAGGTCTTCAGAGAGGAGAGCAGCCTGTACCAGGACAAGGTGTTCACCTTCATCCACCTGAGCCTTCAGGAGTTTCTGGCTGCTCTTCATGTCCATCAGACCTTCATCAGCTCTAAAGTCAACCTGCTGGAACATAAACCACTGAACCTTCCCCATAGTGGAGGTCAGCCTGACTTTAACCTTCTCCATCAGAGTGCTGTGGACGAGGCCTTACGGAGTCCAAATGGACACTTGGACTTGTTCCTCCGCTTCCtgctgggtctttcactgccgaccaatcagaggctcctacaaggcctgctgacacagacaggaagtgactcaCAGACCAATCAAAGAACAGTTAAATACATCAAGAAGAAGCTGAGTGAGAGTTTGTCCACAGAGAGAAGTATCAACCTGTTCCACTGTCTGAATGAAGTGAATGATCGCTCTCTGCTGGAGCAGATCCAACGGTACATGAATTCAGGACGTCTCTCCACAGAGAAactgtctcctgctcagtggtcagctctggtcttcatcttactgtcatcacaagaacatctggatgtctttgacctgaagagtttctctccttcagaggaagcttttctgaagctgctcccagtgatcaaagcctccaagaaagttgagtatgtgactttagaagaacatgtctttaattatctcacagacaaacatctgtaa
- the LOC114460082 gene encoding protein NLRC3-like isoform X4, giving the protein MHKFIYFKGGPSTDPHLEGVDGSSGAELDAIFTLLEDNIISFVKAELKHMQKIVDGDDPECSESQMEDEDEEQRGSREAFLNITLYFLKRMKQEELAERLQSRTKAHRYQRELKSKLKKKFQCVSEGVAKAGSPTLLKEIYTELYITEGGGGEVNQEHEVIQIETASRRSDTAERAITLEELFKAPPGRPRPIRTVMTKGVAGIGKTLLTHKFTVDWAEDKAQQEVHFTFPLTFRELNVLRGRSFSLVGLVDHFFSGSKEAGICSFQDFLVLFILDGLDECRLPLDFLSTQTLTDVSESTSVEVLLINLIRGELLPSARLWITTRPAAANQIPPECVDMVTEVRGFTDPQKEEYFRRRSTDKEQVSRIMSHISTCRSLHIMCHIPLFCWITATVLEDVLKSREEGELPRTLTQIYSHYVVLQNKVKMVKFDGGAATDPHWSPQSREMMESMGKLAFEQLQKGMLIFYDSDLTECGMDLRAASVCSGVFTQVFREESSLYQDKVFTFIHLSLQEFLAALHVHQTFISSKVNLLEHKPLNLPHSGGQPDFNLLHQSAVDEALRSPNGHLDLFLRFLLGLSLPTNQRLLQGLLTQTGSDSQTNQRTVKYIKKKLSESLSTERSINLFHCLNEVNDRSLLEQIQRYMNSGRLSTEKLSPAQWSALVFILLSSQEHLDVFDLKSFSPSEEAFLKLLPVIKASKKVEYVTLEEHVFNYLTDKHL; this is encoded by the exons cttggagggtgtggatggttcctctggagctgagcTTGATGCCATCTTTACG ctgctggaggacaacatcatcagctttgttaaggctgaactcaaacacatgcagaagattgtggatggagatgatccagagtgctcagagagtcagatggaggatgaagatgaggagcagagggggagcagggaggcctttctgaacatcacactgtatttcctgaagaggatgaagcaggaggagctggctgagcgtctgcagagca gaacaaaggCTCATCGATACCAACGTGAGCTGAAGTCCAAGCTGAAGAAAAAattccagtgtgtgtctgagggcgtggctaaagcaggaagtccaaccctcctgaaggagatctacacagagctctacatcacagagggagggggtggagaggtcaaccaggaacatgaggtcatacagatagaaacagcatccaggagatcagacacagcagaaagagccatcacactagaagagctctttaaagctcctcctggaagacctcgaccaatcaggacagtgatgacaaagggcgtggctggcattgggaaaacactcttaacacacaagttcactgtagactgggctgaagacaaagcccagcaggaggtccacttcacattcccactgaccttcagagagctgaacgtgctgagggggaggagtttcagcttggtgggacttgttgatcacttcttctctggaagcaaagaagcaggaatctgcagcttccaggacttcctggttttgttcatcttggatggtctggatgagtgtcggctccctctggacttcctcagcactcagaccctgactgatgtctcagagtccacctcagtggaggttctgctgataaacctcatcagaggagaactgcttccatcagctcgcctctggataaccacacggcctgcagcagccaatcagatccctcctgagtgtgtggacatggtgacagaggtcagagggttTACGGACCCTCAGAAGGAGGAGTACTTCAGGAGGAGGTCCACAGATAAGGAGCAGGTCAGCAGGATCATGTCCCACATCAGTACGTGTCGTAGTctccacatcatgtgccacatcccgctcttctgctggataactgctacagttctggaggacgtgttgaagagcagagaggagggagagctgcccaggactctgactcagatctacagccactatgtggtccttcagaacaaagtcaagaTGGTGAAGTTTGATGGAGGAGCTGCCACAGATCCACACTGGAGTCCACAGAGCAGGGAGATGATGGAGTCCAtgggaaaactggcttttgagcagctgcagaaaggaaTGCTGATCTTCTATGACAGTGACCTGACAGAGTGTGGCATGGACCTCAgagcagcctcagtgtgctcaggAGTGTTCACACAGGTCTTCAGAGAGGAGAGCAGCCTGTACCAGGACAAGGTGTTCACCTTCATCCACCTGAGCCTTCAGGAGTTTCTGGCTGCTCTTCATGTCCATCAGACCTTCATCAGCTCTAAAGTCAACCTGCTGGAACATAAACCACTGAACCTTCCCCATAGTGGAGGTCAGCCTGACTTTAACCTTCTCCATCAGAGTGCTGTGGACGAGGCCTTACGGAGTCCAAATGGACACTTGGACTTGTTCCTCCGCTTCCtgctgggtctttcactgccgaccaatcagaggctcctacaaggcctgctgacacagacaggaagtgactcaCAGACCAATCAAAGAACAGTTAAATACATCAAGAAGAAGCTGAGTGAGAGTTTGTCCACAGAGAGAAGTATCAACCTGTTCCACTGTCTGAATGAAGTGAATGATCGCTCTCTGCTGGAGCAGATCCAACGGTACATGAATTCAGGACGTCTCTCCACAGAGAAactgtctcctgctcagtggtcagctctggtcttcatcttactgtcatcacaagaacatctggatgtctttgacctgaagagtttctctccttcagaggaagcttttctgaagctgctcccagtgatcaaagcctccaagaaagttgagtatgtgactttagaagaacatgtctttaattatctcacagacaaacatctgtaa
- the LOC114460082 gene encoding protein NLRC3-like isoform X3, with protein MHKFIYFKGGPSTDPHSLEGVDGSSGAELDAIFTLLEDNIISFVKAELKHMQKIVDGDDPECSESQMEDEDEEQRGSREAFLNITLYFLKRMKQEELAERLQSRTKAHRYQRELKSKLKKKFQCVSEGVAKAGSPTLLKEIYTELYITEGGGGEVNQEHEVIQIETASRRSDTAERAITLEELFKAPPGRPRPIRTVMTKGVAGIGKTLLTHKFTVDWAEDKAQQEVHFTFPLTFRELNVLRGRSFSLVGLVDHFFSGSKEAGICSFQDFLVLFILDGLDECRLPLDFLSTQTLTDVSESTSVEVLLINLIRGELLPSARLWITTRPAAANQIPPECVDMVTEVRGFTDPQKEEYFRRRSTDKEQVSRIMSHISTCRSLHIMCHIPLFCWITATVLEDVLKSREEGELPRTLTQIYSHYVVLQNKVKMVKFDGGAATDPHWSPQSREMMESMGKLAFEQLQKGMLIFYDSDLTECGMDLRAASVCSGVFTQVFREESSLYQDKVFTFIHLSLQEFLAALHVHQTFISSKVNLLEHKPLNLPHSGGQPDFNLLHQSAVDEALRSPNGHLDLFLRFLLGLSLPTNQRLLQGLLTQTGSDSQTNQRTVKYIKKKLSESLSTERSINLFHCLNEVNDRSLLEQIQRYMNSGRLSTEKLSPAQWSALVFILLSSQEHLDVFDLKSFSPSEEAFLKLLPVIKASKKVEYVTLEEHVFNYLTDKHL; from the exons cagcttggagggtgtggatggttcctctggagctgagcTTGATGCCATCTTTACG ctgctggaggacaacatcatcagctttgttaaggctgaactcaaacacatgcagaagattgtggatggagatgatccagagtgctcagagagtcagatggaggatgaagatgaggagcagagggggagcagggaggcctttctgaacatcacactgtatttcctgaagaggatgaagcaggaggagctggctgagcgtctgcagagca gaacaaaggCTCATCGATACCAACGTGAGCTGAAGTCCAAGCTGAAGAAAAAattccagtgtgtgtctgagggcgtggctaaagcaggaagtccaaccctcctgaaggagatctacacagagctctacatcacagagggagggggtggagaggtcaaccaggaacatgaggtcatacagatagaaacagcatccaggagatcagacacagcagaaagagccatcacactagaagagctctttaaagctcctcctggaagacctcgaccaatcaggacagtgatgacaaagggcgtggctggcattgggaaaacactcttaacacacaagttcactgtagactgggctgaagacaaagcccagcaggaggtccacttcacattcccactgaccttcagagagctgaacgtgctgagggggaggagtttcagcttggtgggacttgttgatcacttcttctctggaagcaaagaagcaggaatctgcagcttccaggacttcctggttttgttcatcttggatggtctggatgagtgtcggctccctctggacttcctcagcactcagaccctgactgatgtctcagagtccacctcagtggaggttctgctgataaacctcatcagaggagaactgcttccatcagctcgcctctggataaccacacggcctgcagcagccaatcagatccctcctgagtgtgtggacatggtgacagaggtcagagggttTACGGACCCTCAGAAGGAGGAGTACTTCAGGAGGAGGTCCACAGATAAGGAGCAGGTCAGCAGGATCATGTCCCACATCAGTACGTGTCGTAGTctccacatcatgtgccacatcccgctcttctgctggataactgctacagttctggaggacgtgttgaagagcagagaggagggagagctgcccaggactctgactcagatctacagccactatgtggtccttcagaacaaagtcaagaTGGTGAAGTTTGATGGAGGAGCTGCCACAGATCCACACTGGAGTCCACAGAGCAGGGAGATGATGGAGTCCAtgggaaaactggcttttgagcagctgcagaaaggaaTGCTGATCTTCTATGACAGTGACCTGACAGAGTGTGGCATGGACCTCAgagcagcctcagtgtgctcaggAGTGTTCACACAGGTCTTCAGAGAGGAGAGCAGCCTGTACCAGGACAAGGTGTTCACCTTCATCCACCTGAGCCTTCAGGAGTTTCTGGCTGCTCTTCATGTCCATCAGACCTTCATCAGCTCTAAAGTCAACCTGCTGGAACATAAACCACTGAACCTTCCCCATAGTGGAGGTCAGCCTGACTTTAACCTTCTCCATCAGAGTGCTGTGGACGAGGCCTTACGGAGTCCAAATGGACACTTGGACTTGTTCCTCCGCTTCCtgctgggtctttcactgccgaccaatcagaggctcctacaaggcctgctgacacagacaggaagtgactcaCAGACCAATCAAAGAACAGTTAAATACATCAAGAAGAAGCTGAGTGAGAGTTTGTCCACAGAGAGAAGTATCAACCTGTTCCACTGTCTGAATGAAGTGAATGATCGCTCTCTGCTGGAGCAGATCCAACGGTACATGAATTCAGGACGTCTCTCCACAGAGAAactgtctcctgctcagtggtcagctctggtcttcatcttactgtcatcacaagaacatctggatgtctttgacctgaagagtttctctccttcagaggaagcttttctgaagctgctcccagtgatcaaagcctccaagaaagttgagtatgtgactttagaagaacatgtctttaattatctcacagacaaacatctgtaa